The sequence GCTTACTGgattttgtttatgaatattaCATAAGAACTTCTGCTTCTCCAAACAAGTGCAGTGCTCGTAAGTTCTAACATCCTTAAGGTACCCTAAACAATTATATGTAGTTATTAATACACTGAAACAACTTACAATCGTATCAGGTTTAGACACACAAAACATCTCTCTTGTATTCTGTaaattcaaaactgaaacctTTTCATGTATCTTAAAAACTATGATGTCCGTAATATCACATTATGtaattttatcacaaaattatCAGTTTCAGAATTAACAAACCAAAAACATGTGTGATTCtcaaaaagttgttttaaaaatgtaattgaaaaTGTTCAGTAAAACACTACAATTTCCAATTATTAACACATTGGCCCCCAAGCCTGTTTTGCTGATACTTCCTATtgtcccactagtcattttacatTACTTTTCATAGTAAGACTGTATATGTAACCATTGTTTTCCAACTaataagtggccctttaaaaagaaaatagagcactACTTGCCAGTGGGTCATACTGGAAGACAATGATGGTGCATCATGTGGGAGTCAACTTGTTAAGTACATTAAAAATCATAGTTCCTTTTAAACAGAATtacataacaacaaaaactacctATTTGATTGAAAGCAACTTGGCAAGAATCCACAGTCCATGttcctgtatttttatttttgtttcactctCTCAACTAAATGCTTCTATTTCCAAACTATACTTTAACATGAAAAACTTAAATTggcaataaaacaaacacaaacatgtaAACATCAATGTGGTATGTGTGGTAGAGATTTATACGATACAATGTTGACTTCACAGAATTTCTGAGCACTCACAAAATTTGTCCAACCACAAGGAAGCAGCCATTTctttattctatttaataatttctgtatATACTGCTTAACATCTCCCATTTTCAATCACATCTTTGTTAAACAAGCCCATTCAACATAATccacaaaaaactttaaaaacaacttttcctAAAGAATTATTGCAAACCCCATGAGGAATCTTGTAGTAAATATGGTAGCACCATCTGAGGGAAGACCCAGCACATACTGATGGTATTCTTTGAGGGAAGACCCAGCACACACTGATGGTATTCTTTGAGGGAAGACCCAGCACATACTGATGGTATTCTTTTAACAAACTGTGCATTGTTAAGTCGATCCTACTATTGGGTTCATAAAAGTAAATGGCTCAAACACTATTCAGGGAATAGTTACTGTCTTCTAGTTAAGTAAGTAGTTTCACTTCGTTTTGGTGGTGGTGGAGGCAGTTTCTTtttgcccaaaacattttgcTCTGGACGTCCATCTGTAAACTGTTGGACTTCATGGAGTTTTGGACAGGGATGAGGTGGTGTGTGAGAAAGAGTGGAGAATTCAGGGGGCAGGAAACATGGGGCTCTGAAACCCATTATTTGGTGTGGAGTTGTTGTTAGATCAGCTGATAACTGCTGAGCAACCATCCACTTCTTTTCCATAACTTGTTGTAAATCATGAAGAAAATGAGGAGAAGGCGTTACATTTCGCTGCTGGTCTTTTTTACCACAACAGCTGACGATAGAGAAGGAAGATCTACGCACAGCAGGGAATCGACCCGACAGTCTTGTAGTTTCACTTCTTCTGGGAGGTTCAGGTTTTtggttaatattattaacatagtTAGGGTTGATGATATCTTGGTCTGAGGGTGCTGACTGGCTAGGACTTGAAGCCACCACAAGTTGAACACTAGGTTCTCTCTCGTTTGGTGAGTAGGAAGAAGAAATGCGTCTTTTCAGAGACCCATGCTCAGGGCCTATTGGACATTCTGAAAACTGTTGCTGAGTGGCACAACAGTTAGCTACAGGAGTTTCAACATTCTTACACAACAGTGGTATAATACTACTCTGACCTTGATGCAAGCAGAATACAAGACTTTCTGACTCTGATGACCTGTAATCTGTACAACATACTGGTTTAGGTGGCACAGCTGGGGCATTCTGTAGATATTTCAGCTCATCCTGACATGTTAGATAAGAGCCTGCCTCGAGTGATCTACTGTCTTCTAACCTCTGTGAAATTTCACTAGGTGGAGGGGGCAGTGAATTTAAACTTGACGTACTGGGCCAACTAACCTGGTCATCAAGTGACGAAGGAGGTGGAGGTAAGGAGTCCAGGCTGAGGGTACTTCCTCCACTGTTGAAAGCTTCTGGTGGTGGTGGAGGTAATGCATCACCAGATTCAAATTCTGGTGGTGGTGGAGGAAGGGAAATTCATCACAAATACTGGTAATATTAATCGATGTTTCCATGCGACTGTCCACAGAAGAAGTTTCAGCACTGGTTCCATAAATAACTCCTTGAAGTTTCTCCTTATGTTTTGTTAGAGTATCTGAATCAACAGACAGCTTTTTCTGAAAACCTTTTGATAAACCACGTAAAGTAATTTCATCCACTGGGTGAGACCGATGTAAGCTCATTCGAGCCATAGAGTTTCTGCCATGTGTGTTATTACCAACAGTTTCCTGTACAGTATCTAGGCTAACAACACTGTTGAGAGAATCTTCAGTCATTGACTGTTTGGCTATGATGCAGTCGTGCTAGTAAGTGGAATCTTTGGTGTCAAGGTAGGTTTTAGTTTAATGGTCCCAATAGGAAAATCTACCTCAAACACTATTTGTTCATTGGTTGGAGTATTTATACTGGAGCACCCACTACTGCTGCTACTAGACTTTATCGAGTCTCTTGAAGGAATGAACTTCTCGGCCGGCGTGTTCAAATAATACACGACTTGAGGCTGAATCAGAACCCAGGCTACGTCTCGAGTAGGCGAATGTGTCATAACCTTTTGTACAACGGGATCTTGTTGGTCAATAGGTTCCATTCCACTGGAAGCAGTACATGAGGTTTTAGCCACAGAACTAACAGAAAAACTGCGGCGTGAGCCAGTGTATCCAAATCTTCTTAGTCAATATCCATCATTATATCATCATAGTTTTCTTTCAGCTGGTGaccaaactaaataaaacaaatacaattagaGACAGTAAAAGATTTATACAAAAAGAGAAATGTGCATCACAAAACAGTTCATACAGAACATagattaaacattaatttaataatttaatgaagaataatataaaaatcacagAATGTACGACAAAACCATCAGAATATTCTTAtaagatatttttcattaatttctaaAGAGTAAATAGAACGATAAACTTGAAAGTTCATTCTCTCTATGTGAATCTACTAGAATTAACTGTTTTATGATGTTGTATTGCTATAAATGTCTCAATTACCAAAAAACTGATTACATGTGATTTGTCAATTATCATCCTAAAACCAATCAAACTAATTTTAGTGAACTGGATCTAAGCTGTCAGTCTGTTATTAAACAAAGTTCTATTTACCTTCACTACACGTATTCCAGTCATCCAGAGTTTCAGGGAATGAGGATTCTCTGCACACAAGAATTTAATGTTTCTACAGGATTTCACCTGGATTTCTGGATGCTGATAAATagattataaaaacataaacactttAACATAAGACTAGGTGCTAGTAATtagattaaacaaaaattatgttaataatatgttAACACACACTACCAAATGAAAGTAAATTGGGAAAGTGTCATTTCTTTATAAAGAAATTCACCTTCTATAAGCAGAACGAATGTTTAGGTTGAACAAGCCACTTCTTCTAAATGGGTAGAGAAAAGGTATTCAACGTTTCATGTCAACAGTCAACAGCAGTGCTAACAATGTTGAAGGTATTCCTTGCCAGTCATGAATTAACCACCATTATTGAGaatcatataatttgttttttaaaaaaaatagttttatctaaGTATTCTAAACCTGTTTACACTGTTCTAGTTACATCCGTTTAATCAACAATGGTTTGTCTATCTACACTAATGACTGAATAGTGATCCAATGAATCTTGGGCCTAagtatacaagtttaaaacatTCCTTCACAAAAAAAGTATTCATAATGATCCCTCTTTTGTTTCTTCTTGGACAGGTCTAGATCTTTAAAATGTCCCCATGTTCctctttattatttgaaatatattctcAAGCTTAAATATCAATCCATAAACTTAAGCCTTTGAATATCATAATAATGAGAGTTTATTTTGTTAGAAAGCTAAGCCTACCTTAACTATGGATACattttatggaaaacaaaaaccacttcagttaattatttcatattacttACTTTCATTAAtcgtaaaacaatattaaacttttactgcATGTCCAAtgagatttataaaaacaaatacataaaaactcaaaacaataatgaaaaataaattgtaatgttttccACTGTACTTGCATTTTAGTGACCATGACAGTTAATGGAATCACTGAGCTAGTCTCTGATACTGAAGAACACTACTCTAGATGCTACGAGTGACCtaacttataattaataatataaaacatttaccttTACAGCAAATCCAAAATCAGTTGGTGCTTTGTACTTCTTTCTCCAGTTGAAAcctttgtacacgtggttcacaTCAAAGTTGGTAAGACACACCAAATCTTTGGAAAGCTATTTAGAATATCAGAGAAAGTGTCACAATCTATAATATGGTAGTTTTTATTATGATGCTTGACAGactgaaacaaacaaagtcaAATTAATGACTTGTATAACACAAGAGCAGAACAGTTACTGTCATAATCAAACTAACCAGAGATACAAGAACCTTTAACCTTTGATTGGTagatacaaaatataaagatatttataaactgataaaacagtggaaagtgttattttacttaaagtcAAACTTTCTCcataagtaaagtaaatatataagaTCCTTCAGTTTTCAGCAGAACATTTAAAATGAAGAAGTAGCTCTGAATTACAGGAAGTTAACAAACCAATGTTCATGAACATGGCTCTAAGTTATACAAAGTAAGTTAACAAACCAATGTTCATGAACATGGCTCTAAGTTATACAAAGTAAGTTAACAAACCAATGTTCATGAACATGGCTCTAAGTTATACAAAGTAAGTTAACAAACCAATGTTCATGAACATGGCTCTAAGTTATACAAAGTAAGTTAACAAACCAATATTCATGAGTGTGTCTTTAAGTTACAGGAAGTAAACTTACAAACCAATGTTCATGAACATGGCTCTAAGTTATACAAAGTAAGTTAACAAACCAATATTCATGAGTGTGTCTTTAAGTTACAGGAAGTAAACTTACAAACCAATGTTCATGAACATGGCTCTAAGTTATACAAAGTAAGTTAACAAACCAATGTTCATGAACATGGCTCTAAGTTATACAAAGTAAGTTAACAAACCAATGTTCATGAACATGGCTCTAAGTTATACAAAGTTAACAAACCAATATTCATGAGTGTGTCTTTAAGTTACAGGTAGTAAACTTACACACCAATGTTCATGAACATGGCTCTAAGTTATACAAAGTTAACAAACCAATATTCATGAGTGTGTCTTTAAGTTACAGGTAGTAAACTTACACACCAATGTTCATGAACATTGCTCTAAGTTAACAAACCAATGTTCATGAACATGGCTCTAAGTCATACAAAGTAAGTTTACAAACCAATGTTCATGAGTGTGTCTTTAAGTTACAGGTAGTAAACTTACAAACCAATGTTCATGAACATTGCTCTAAGTTATACAAAGTTAACAAACCAATATTCATGAGTGTGTCTTTAAGTTACAGGTAGTAAACTTACAAACCAATGTTCACGAATGTGTCTCTGATTTACAGAAAGTAAAACTCACAAACCAAAATTTGTATATGAAGTAGAACAACAAGTGACCTCAATCTGGTatacaaaaataatgattaaaggTGTTTTGTGTCTGAAAAATTAATGTTACACTAGTTATTAGATTGATAACCAGGGTGGtaatcatttaatttatttagagAACCAGCCTAGTTTCATAAGACATACAGAAATATGTGCATGAGACAGGTAAAAGGTGGCTTAAATAAACTAAGCAATATACCTAAGTATGTTTTACAATGGTAGGTTTGTTAAAATTCAACCAttcttatttaaacatatatgaatacacattttttaatatgaaacaaatgTAGTTGTAATTCAGTTGGTTTAGATAACTGACCTGAAAAGAGCTATACAAGAGTTAATGCTTTCTACTTATCGTTTTGATATTAATAAGTAACTGGCCCTTTTGAACACTCAACTAGTATGAGACAAATTAAAATCAGAGCTAAGAAATACAGTAGTGCTGGTGATTTACAGAAACCttgacattataatatttaaaactggtACTGACTCTAGATTTTCCTTTAGGATTGTAATACAACCCTGATGCTCGCAGGATGAAGAAATACTTTCTCCAAGTCTTCTTCCCATCACTCTTTAAATAGAGAAAACCTTCTATTTCTGGAGCCGTTATTCTTGTAGCTGAGAAATACTcctttaaaatacaaatacaactcaataattatacattaacaCATGTCTGACACCAGCTACACAATCTATTTGTGACAACTTCATAAAATTTATACCACtgaaaacataatttactttAGTAACGTATTTTCCTTAgtcaataatacattataaaagtcCCACTACTGTGTTGTACTTATTTCACATCCCTAGTCAGTGATACATTATAAATGTCCCACTACTGTGTTGTACTTATTTCACATCCCTAGTCAGTGATACATTATAAATGTCCCACTACTGTGTTGTACTTATTTCACATCCCTAGTCAGTGATACATTATAAAAGTCTCACTACTGTGTTGTACTTATTTCACGTCCCTAGTCAGTGGTACATTATAAAAGTCCCACTACTGTGTTGTACTTATTTCACATCCCTAGTCAGTGATACATTATAAAAGTCCCACTACTGTGTTGTACTTATTTCACATCCCTAGTCAGTGATACATTATAAAAGTCCCACTACTGTGTTGTACTTATTTCACATCCCTAGTCAGTGATACATTATAAAAATCCCACTACTGTGTTGTACTTATTTCACATCCCTAGTCAGTGATACATTATAAAAATCCCACTACTGTGTTGTACTTATTTCACGTCCCTAGTCAGTGATACATTATAAATGTCCCACTACTGTGTTGTACTTATTTCACATCCCTAGTCAGTGATACATTATAAAAGTCTCACTACTGTGTTGTACTTATTTCACGTCCCTAGTCAGTGATACATTATAAAAGTCCCACTACTGTGTTGTACTTATTTCACGTCCCTAGTCAGTGATACATTATAAAAGTCCCACTACTGTGTTGTACTTATTTCACGTCCCTAGTCAGTGATACGTTATAAAAGTCCCACTACTGTGTTGTACTTATTTCACATCCCTAGTCAGTGATACATTATAAAAATCCCACTACTGTGTTGTACTTATTTCACATCCCTAGTCAGTGATACATTATAAAAGTCCCACTACTGTGTTGTACTTATTTCACGTCCCTAGTCAGTGATACGTTATAAAAGTCCCACTACTGTGTTGTACTTATTTCACATCCCTAGTCAGTGATACATTATAAAAGTCCCACTACTGTGTTGTACTTATTTCACGTCCCTAGTCAGTGATACGTTATAAAAGTCCCACTACTGTGTTGTACTTATTTCACATCCCTAGTCAGTGATACATTATAAAAGTCCCACTACTGTGTTGTACTTATTTCACGTCCCTAGTCAGTGATACATTATAAAAGTCCCACTACTGTGTTGTACTTATTTCACGTCCCTAGTCAGTGATACATTATAAAAGTCCCACTACTGTGTTGTACTTATTTCACATCCCTAGTCAGTGATAcat comes from Tachypleus tridentatus isolate NWPU-2018 chromosome 12, ASM421037v1, whole genome shotgun sequence and encodes:
- the LOC143235792 gene encoding uncharacterized protein LOC143235792, whose product is LPPPPPEFESGDALPPPPPEAFNSGGSTLSLDSLPPPPSSLDDQVSWPSTSSLNSLPPPPSEISQRLEDSRSLEAGSYLTCQDELKYLQNAPAVPPKPVCCTDYRSSESESLVFCLHQGQSSIIPLLCKNVETPVANCCATQQQFSECPIGPEHGSLKRRISSSYSPNEREPSVQLVVASSPSQSAPSDQDIINPNYVNNINQKPEPPRRSETTRLSGRFPAVRRSSFSIVSCCGKKDQQRNVTPSPHFLHDLQQVMEKKWMVAQQLSADLTTTPHQIMGFRAPCFLPPEFSTLSHTPPHPCPKLHEVQQFTDGRPEQNVLGKKKLPPPPPKRSETTYLTRRQ